The proteins below are encoded in one region of Oncorhynchus masou masou isolate Uvic2021 chromosome 15, UVic_Omas_1.1, whole genome shotgun sequence:
- the LOC135555741 gene encoding stAR-related lipid transfer protein 3-like isoform X1 — protein sequence MPGGVDYGEFGGSLPAIASLNASYSTTVSLPSPHYLVVPPGEKKVISDVRRTFCLFVTFDLLFISLLWIIELNINNSIWQSLELEVVKYNFQSSFFDIFLLALFRFLCLQLGYAALRLRHWWVIAITTLVTSSFLVVKVILSNLLSQNAFGYVLPITSFVVAWLETWFLDFKVLSIEAGDERAYLAAVNAASERASMIYPRAVSEGQFYSPPESLAGSEEDLDEEGLGRRAVSPQEKELVRQGKEATAVVEQILAQEENWKFEKNNDAGDSVYTLEIPFHGKTFILKAFMQCPAELVYQEVILQPEKMAQWNKTVSGCQILQRVDDNTLVSYDISSGAAGGVVSARDFVNVRRVERKRDCYISAGMATDHGAKPPHSRYVRGENGPGGFVVLKSSSNPSVCTFIWVLNTDLKGRLPRYLIHQSLAATMFDFMAHLRQRIADLRSIR from the exons ATGCCGGGCGGAGTGGACTATGGGGAGTTTGGGGGGAGCCTTCCTGCCATCGCCTCTCTGAATGCGTCCTACTCCACCACTgtatccctcccctccccccactaCCTGGTGGTGCCACCTGGGGAGAAGAAGGTCATCTCGGACGTCCGTCGCACCTTTTGCCTCTTTGTCACCTTTGacctcctcttcatctccctgCTGTGGATCATCGAGCTCAAT ATCAATAACTCCATTTGGCAGAGCCTTGAGCTGGAGGTTGTCAAGTACAACTTTCAGTCCTCCTTCTTTGACATCTTT CTCCTTGCCTTGTTTCGTTTCCTTTGTCTCCAGTTGGGCTATGCTGCTCTGCGTCTGAGGCACTGGTGGGTCATTGCG ATCACCACTCTAGTGACCAGCTCCTTCCTTGTAGTCAAAGTCATTCTCTCCAAT CTGCTGTCCCAGAATGCCTTTGGCTATGTGTTACCCATCACCTCCTTTGTGGTGGCGTGGCTGGAGACATGGTTCCTGGACTTCAAGGTGCTCTCCATAGAGGCTGGTGATGAGAGAG ccTACCTAGCAGCAGTGAATGCAGCGTCGGAGCGAGCTTCCATGATCTACCCACGCGCTGTGTCTGAAGGACAGTTCTACTCTCCACCTGAATCCCTCGCAG GGTCTGAGGAGGACCTGGATGAGGAGGGGCTGGGTCGCAGGGCAGTCTCCCCCCAGGAGAAGGAGCTGGTGAGGCAGGGTAAAGAGGCCACGGCCGTGGTGGAACAGATCCTGGCCCAGGAGGAGAACTGGAAGTTTGAGAAGAACAAT GACGCGGGGGATTCTGTGTACACACTGGAGATTCCCTTCCATGGAAAGACCTTCATTCTCAAG GCCTTCATGCAGTGTCCAGCAGAGCTGGTGTACCAGGAGGTGATCTTACAGCCAGAGAAGATGGCCCAGTGGAACAAAACTGTTTCTGGTTGCCAG ATCCTCCAGAGGGTGGATGACAACACCCTGGTGTCGTACGATATTTCTTCCGGAGCAGCAGGGGGGGTAGTGTCTGCCAG GGACTTTGTGAATGTGAGGCGGGTGGAACGCAAACGAGACTGCTACATCTCTGCTGGCATGGCAACCGACCATGGCGCCAAGCCTCCGCACAGTCGCTATGTCAG aGGTGAGAATGGTCCAGGAGGGTTTGTGGTCCTGAAGTCCAGCAGTAACCCCTCGGTTTGTACCTTTATCTGGGTGCTCAACACAGACCTCAAG GGCCGACTTCCCCGCTACCTTATCCACCAGAGTCTGGCTGCCACCATGTTTGACTTTATGGCCCATCTACGCCAGCGCATCGCTGACCTACGGTCCATTCGCTAG
- the LOC135555741 gene encoding stAR-related lipid transfer protein 3-like isoform X2: MPGGVDYGEFGGSLPAIASLNASYSTTVSLPSPHYLVVPPGEKKVISDVRRTFCLFVTFDLLFISLLWIIELNINNSIWQSLELEVVKYNFQSSFFDIFLLALFRFLCLQLGYAALRLRHWWVIALLSQNAFGYVLPITSFVVAWLETWFLDFKVLSIEAGDERAYLAAVNAASERASMIYPRAVSEGQFYSPPESLAGSEEDLDEEGLGRRAVSPQEKELVRQGKEATAVVEQILAQEENWKFEKNNDAGDSVYTLEIPFHGKTFILKAFMQCPAELVYQEVILQPEKMAQWNKTVSGCQILQRVDDNTLVSYDISSGAAGGVVSARDFVNVRRVERKRDCYISAGMATDHGAKPPHSRYVRGENGPGGFVVLKSSSNPSVCTFIWVLNTDLKGRLPRYLIHQSLAATMFDFMAHLRQRIADLRSIR, from the exons ATGCCGGGCGGAGTGGACTATGGGGAGTTTGGGGGGAGCCTTCCTGCCATCGCCTCTCTGAATGCGTCCTACTCCACCACTgtatccctcccctccccccactaCCTGGTGGTGCCACCTGGGGAGAAGAAGGTCATCTCGGACGTCCGTCGCACCTTTTGCCTCTTTGTCACCTTTGacctcctcttcatctccctgCTGTGGATCATCGAGCTCAAT ATCAATAACTCCATTTGGCAGAGCCTTGAGCTGGAGGTTGTCAAGTACAACTTTCAGTCCTCCTTCTTTGACATCTTT CTCCTTGCCTTGTTTCGTTTCCTTTGTCTCCAGTTGGGCTATGCTGCTCTGCGTCTGAGGCACTGGTGGGTCATTGCG CTGCTGTCCCAGAATGCCTTTGGCTATGTGTTACCCATCACCTCCTTTGTGGTGGCGTGGCTGGAGACATGGTTCCTGGACTTCAAGGTGCTCTCCATAGAGGCTGGTGATGAGAGAG ccTACCTAGCAGCAGTGAATGCAGCGTCGGAGCGAGCTTCCATGATCTACCCACGCGCTGTGTCTGAAGGACAGTTCTACTCTCCACCTGAATCCCTCGCAG GGTCTGAGGAGGACCTGGATGAGGAGGGGCTGGGTCGCAGGGCAGTCTCCCCCCAGGAGAAGGAGCTGGTGAGGCAGGGTAAAGAGGCCACGGCCGTGGTGGAACAGATCCTGGCCCAGGAGGAGAACTGGAAGTTTGAGAAGAACAAT GACGCGGGGGATTCTGTGTACACACTGGAGATTCCCTTCCATGGAAAGACCTTCATTCTCAAG GCCTTCATGCAGTGTCCAGCAGAGCTGGTGTACCAGGAGGTGATCTTACAGCCAGAGAAGATGGCCCAGTGGAACAAAACTGTTTCTGGTTGCCAG ATCCTCCAGAGGGTGGATGACAACACCCTGGTGTCGTACGATATTTCTTCCGGAGCAGCAGGGGGGGTAGTGTCTGCCAG GGACTTTGTGAATGTGAGGCGGGTGGAACGCAAACGAGACTGCTACATCTCTGCTGGCATGGCAACCGACCATGGCGCCAAGCCTCCGCACAGTCGCTATGTCAG aGGTGAGAATGGTCCAGGAGGGTTTGTGGTCCTGAAGTCCAGCAGTAACCCCTCGGTTTGTACCTTTATCTGGGTGCTCAACACAGACCTCAAG GGCCGACTTCCCCGCTACCTTATCCACCAGAGTCTGGCTGCCACCATGTTTGACTTTATGGCCCATCTACGCCAGCGCATCGCTGACCTACGGTCCATTCGCTAG
- the LOC135555741 gene encoding stAR-related lipid transfer protein 3-like isoform X3 codes for MPGGVDYGEFGGSLPAIASLNASYSTTVSLPSPHYLVVPPGEKKVISDVRRTFCLFVTFDLLFISLLWIIELNLLALFRFLCLQLGYAALRLRHWWVIAITTLVTSSFLVVKVILSNLLSQNAFGYVLPITSFVVAWLETWFLDFKVLSIEAGDERAYLAAVNAASERASMIYPRAVSEGQFYSPPESLAGSEEDLDEEGLGRRAVSPQEKELVRQGKEATAVVEQILAQEENWKFEKNNDAGDSVYTLEIPFHGKTFILKAFMQCPAELVYQEVILQPEKMAQWNKTVSGCQILQRVDDNTLVSYDISSGAAGGVVSARDFVNVRRVERKRDCYISAGMATDHGAKPPHSRYVRGENGPGGFVVLKSSSNPSVCTFIWVLNTDLKGRLPRYLIHQSLAATMFDFMAHLRQRIADLRSIR; via the exons ATGCCGGGCGGAGTGGACTATGGGGAGTTTGGGGGGAGCCTTCCTGCCATCGCCTCTCTGAATGCGTCCTACTCCACCACTgtatccctcccctccccccactaCCTGGTGGTGCCACCTGGGGAGAAGAAGGTCATCTCGGACGTCCGTCGCACCTTTTGCCTCTTTGTCACCTTTGacctcctcttcatctccctgCTGTGGATCATCGAGCTCAAT CTCCTTGCCTTGTTTCGTTTCCTTTGTCTCCAGTTGGGCTATGCTGCTCTGCGTCTGAGGCACTGGTGGGTCATTGCG ATCACCACTCTAGTGACCAGCTCCTTCCTTGTAGTCAAAGTCATTCTCTCCAAT CTGCTGTCCCAGAATGCCTTTGGCTATGTGTTACCCATCACCTCCTTTGTGGTGGCGTGGCTGGAGACATGGTTCCTGGACTTCAAGGTGCTCTCCATAGAGGCTGGTGATGAGAGAG ccTACCTAGCAGCAGTGAATGCAGCGTCGGAGCGAGCTTCCATGATCTACCCACGCGCTGTGTCTGAAGGACAGTTCTACTCTCCACCTGAATCCCTCGCAG GGTCTGAGGAGGACCTGGATGAGGAGGGGCTGGGTCGCAGGGCAGTCTCCCCCCAGGAGAAGGAGCTGGTGAGGCAGGGTAAAGAGGCCACGGCCGTGGTGGAACAGATCCTGGCCCAGGAGGAGAACTGGAAGTTTGAGAAGAACAAT GACGCGGGGGATTCTGTGTACACACTGGAGATTCCCTTCCATGGAAAGACCTTCATTCTCAAG GCCTTCATGCAGTGTCCAGCAGAGCTGGTGTACCAGGAGGTGATCTTACAGCCAGAGAAGATGGCCCAGTGGAACAAAACTGTTTCTGGTTGCCAG ATCCTCCAGAGGGTGGATGACAACACCCTGGTGTCGTACGATATTTCTTCCGGAGCAGCAGGGGGGGTAGTGTCTGCCAG GGACTTTGTGAATGTGAGGCGGGTGGAACGCAAACGAGACTGCTACATCTCTGCTGGCATGGCAACCGACCATGGCGCCAAGCCTCCGCACAGTCGCTATGTCAG aGGTGAGAATGGTCCAGGAGGGTTTGTGGTCCTGAAGTCCAGCAGTAACCCCTCGGTTTGTACCTTTATCTGGGTGCTCAACACAGACCTCAAG GGCCGACTTCCCCGCTACCTTATCCACCAGAGTCTGGCTGCCACCATGTTTGACTTTATGGCCCATCTACGCCAGCGCATCGCTGACCTACGGTCCATTCGCTAG